One stretch of Kogia breviceps isolate mKogBre1 chromosome 18, mKogBre1 haplotype 1, whole genome shotgun sequence DNA includes these proteins:
- the LOC131744773 gene encoding zinc finger protein 814-like isoform X4: MSQVRTSKEPSSSQKTHPCEMCGPVLRDIFRLTEQQGTQHNQKLFKCRACAKGFYFSADTQQHQEQHMQEKPFIIGVDRASFVQSSNFHVSWELFTCKKVAEDFLATSGHLNQQTIHTGEKLNTATHCMETLQSRKSHCSRGECKKAFSPKHTLVQAQSVYTERQCFMCSECGKTFKYKSSFVVHQRVHTGDRLYDCGDCGKSFKGSSALIQHRRIHTGARQYKCSKCEKSFSQEFVLIYPQRSHTGENCHICHQCAQSFSHSSIVFQQQTVHTGEMSYECTECRKSFRRKSDLIEHWRVHTGERPYECNECGKSFTSSSALRYHQRVHTGEKPYKCGECGKSFTSSSGLRYHQRIHTGERPYECTDCGKSFTQINHLIIHRRVHTGERPYECSECGKSFSHKSYLSQHQRVHTGERPYECSECGKSFTSGSALCYHQRVHTGEKPYECSECGKSFTNGPILIRHRRVHTGERPYECSECGKSFTQRNHLNIHQRVHTGERPYECSECGKSFTSGSALCYHQKIHIGERPYECSECEKSFTSSSALRCHQRVHTGERPFDCSECGKSFRDSSQLNQHQRVHTGEKPYECSDCGRSFSQNSYLSKHRRVHTGERPYECSECEKSFTSVSALGYHQRVHTGERPYKCSDCGKSFTNSSILIRHRRVHTGERPHACSDCGKSFTQRIHLIIHRRVHTGERPYECSECGKSFTSRSTLHYHQRVHTGEKPYDCSECGKSFSRKSNLSQHQRVHTGERP, translated from the coding sequence ATGTCACAGGTCAGGACTTCCAAGGAACCTTCATCTTCCCAGAAGACTCACCCCTGTGAGATGTGTGGTCCAGTCTTGAGAGACATTTTCCGTTTGACTGAGCAGCAGGGAACACAACACAACCAGAAACTATTCAAGTGTAGGGCATGTGCAAAAGGATTTTATTTCAGTGCAGACACTCAGCAGCACCAGGAGCAACACATGCAAGAAAAACCGTTCATAATCGGTGTGGACAGGGCCTCATTTGTGCAAAGCAGCAATTTCCATGTGTCATGGGAGCTTTTTACCTGCAAGAAAGTTGCAGAGGACTTCCTAGCCACCTCAGGACATCTGAATCAACAGACCATTCACACTGGGGAAAAGCTAAACACAGCCACCCACTGCATGGAAACTTTACAAAGCAGAAAAAGTCATTGCTCCAGGGGAGAATGCAAGAAAGCCTTCAGCCCCAAACACACACTTGTTCAGGCCCAGAGTGTCTACACTGAAAGACAGTGTTTTatgtgcagtgaatgtgggaaaacaTTCAAGTATAAATCCTCATTTGTTGTGCACCAGAGAGTTCACACTGGTGACAGGCTTTATGACTGTGGCgattgtggaaaatcttttaagGGAAGCTCAGCCCTCATTCAACATCGAAGAATTCATACTGGGGCAAGGCAGTACAAGTGCAGCAAATGTGAGAAATCCTTTAGCCAAGAATTTGTCCTCATTTATCCTCAGAGGAGTCACACTGGAGAAAATTGCCACATTTGCCATCAGTGTGCACAATCTTTTAGCCATAGCTCCATCGTTTTTCAACAACAGACAGTTCACACTGGAGAAATGAGTTATGAGTGCACTGAATGTAGGAAGTCCTTTAGACGAAAATCTGACCTCATTGAACACTGGAGGGTTCACACAGGAGAAAGACCTTATGAGTGCAACGAATGTGGGAAATCCTTTACTTCTAGCTCCGCCCTCCGTTATCATcagagagttcacactggagagaagccttaTAAATGTGGGGAATGTGGGAAGTCTTTTACCTCTAGCTCTGGCCTACGTtatcatcagagaattcacacaggagaaaggccATATGAGTGTACTGATTGTGGAAAGTCTTTTACCCAAATAAATCACCTCATTATACACCGAAGAgttcacacaggagaaaggccttatgagtgcagtgaatgtgggaaatcctttAGCCACAAATCTTACCTGTCTCAACACcagagagttcacactggagaaaggccttatgaatgtagtgaatgtgggaaatcttttacCTCTGGTTCCGCCCTCTGTTATCATCAGAGAGTTCACACAGGAGAAAAaccttatgagtgcagtgaatgtgggaaatcctttACCAATGGACCGATACTCATTCGACACCGTAGAgttcacacaggagaaaggccttatgagtgcagtgaatgtgggaaatcctttACCCAAAGAAATCATCTCAACATACACCAGAGAGTTCACACAGGAGAAAGaccttatgagtgcagtgaatgtggaaaaTCTTTTACCTCTGGTTCGGCCCTTTGTTATCATCAGAAAATTCACattggagaaaggccttatgagtgcagcGAATGTGAGAAATCTTTTACCTCTAGCTCTGCCCTCCGTTGTCATCAGAGAgttcacacaggagaaaggccTTTTGACTGCAGTGAATGTGGTAAATCTTTTAGGGACAGTTCCCAATTGAATCAACACcagagagttcacactggagaaaagccTTATGAATGTAGTGATTGTGGGAGATCCTTTAGCCAGAATTCATACCTCTCTAAACACCGgagagttcacactggagaaaggccttatgagtgcagtgaatgtgagAAATCTTTTACTTCTGTCTCTGCCCTTGGCTATCATcagagagttcacactggagaaaggccttataaGTGCAGTGACTGTGGGAAATCTTTTACCAATAGCTCCATACTGATTCGCCATCGGAGAgttcacacaggagaaaggccTCATGCATGTAGTGACTGTGGGAAGTCCTTTACCCAAAGAATTCACCTCATTATTCACCGGAGAgttcacacaggagaaaggccttatgagtgcagtgaatgtgggaaatcttttacCTCTCGTTCCACCCTTCATTATCATCAGAGAGTTCACACAGGAGAAAAGCCTTATgactgcagtgaatgtgggaaatcttttagCCGAAAATCTAACCTCTCTCAGCACCAGcgagttcacactggagaaaggccttaa
- the LOC131744773 gene encoding zinc finger protein 814-like isoform X2 yields MLENFALISSLGFWSGEEYVEASFEQSVSVVMSQVRTSKEPSSSQKTHPCEMCGPVLRDIFRLTEQQGTQHNQKLFKCRACAKGFYFSADTQQHQEQHMQEKPFIIGVDRASFVQSSNFHVSWELFTCKKVAEDFLATSGHLNQQTIHTGEKLNTATHCMETLQSRKSHCSRGECKKAFSPKHTLVQAQSVYTERQCFMCSECGKTFKYKSSFVVHQRVHTGDRLYDCGDCGKSFKGSSALIQHRRIHTGARQYKCSKCEKSFSQEFVLIYPQRSHTGENCHICHQCAQSFSHSSIVFQQQTVHTGEMSYECTECRKSFRRKSDLIEHWRVHTGERPYECNECGKSFTSSSALRYHQRVHTGEKPYKCGECGKSFTSSSGLRYHQRIHTGERPYECTDCGKSFTQINHLIIHRRVHTGERPYECSECGKSFSHKSYLSQHQRVHTGERPYECSECGKSFTSGSALCYHQRVHTGEKPYECSECGKSFTNGPILIRHRRVHTGERPYECSECGKSFTQRNHLNIHQRVHTGERPYECSECGKSFTSGSALCYHQKIHIGERPYECSECEKSFTSSSALRCHQRVHTGERPFDCSECGKSFRDSSQLNQHQRVHTGEKPYECSDCGRSFSQNSYLSKHRRVHTGERPYECSECEKSFTSVSALGYHQRVHTGERPYKCSDCGKSFTNSSILIRHRRVHTGERPHACSDCGKSFTQRIHLIIHRRVHTGERPYECSECGKSFTSRSTLHYHQRVHTGEKPYDCSECGKSFSRKSNLSQHQRVHTGERP; encoded by the coding sequence GTTTCTGGAGTGGAGAAGAGTATGTTGAGGCATCCTTTGAACAGAGTGTTTCTGTGGTAATGTCACAGGTCAGGACTTCCAAGGAACCTTCATCTTCCCAGAAGACTCACCCCTGTGAGATGTGTGGTCCAGTCTTGAGAGACATTTTCCGTTTGACTGAGCAGCAGGGAACACAACACAACCAGAAACTATTCAAGTGTAGGGCATGTGCAAAAGGATTTTATTTCAGTGCAGACACTCAGCAGCACCAGGAGCAACACATGCAAGAAAAACCGTTCATAATCGGTGTGGACAGGGCCTCATTTGTGCAAAGCAGCAATTTCCATGTGTCATGGGAGCTTTTTACCTGCAAGAAAGTTGCAGAGGACTTCCTAGCCACCTCAGGACATCTGAATCAACAGACCATTCACACTGGGGAAAAGCTAAACACAGCCACCCACTGCATGGAAACTTTACAAAGCAGAAAAAGTCATTGCTCCAGGGGAGAATGCAAGAAAGCCTTCAGCCCCAAACACACACTTGTTCAGGCCCAGAGTGTCTACACTGAAAGACAGTGTTTTatgtgcagtgaatgtgggaaaacaTTCAAGTATAAATCCTCATTTGTTGTGCACCAGAGAGTTCACACTGGTGACAGGCTTTATGACTGTGGCgattgtggaaaatcttttaagGGAAGCTCAGCCCTCATTCAACATCGAAGAATTCATACTGGGGCAAGGCAGTACAAGTGCAGCAAATGTGAGAAATCCTTTAGCCAAGAATTTGTCCTCATTTATCCTCAGAGGAGTCACACTGGAGAAAATTGCCACATTTGCCATCAGTGTGCACAATCTTTTAGCCATAGCTCCATCGTTTTTCAACAACAGACAGTTCACACTGGAGAAATGAGTTATGAGTGCACTGAATGTAGGAAGTCCTTTAGACGAAAATCTGACCTCATTGAACACTGGAGGGTTCACACAGGAGAAAGACCTTATGAGTGCAACGAATGTGGGAAATCCTTTACTTCTAGCTCCGCCCTCCGTTATCATcagagagttcacactggagagaagccttaTAAATGTGGGGAATGTGGGAAGTCTTTTACCTCTAGCTCTGGCCTACGTtatcatcagagaattcacacaggagaaaggccATATGAGTGTACTGATTGTGGAAAGTCTTTTACCCAAATAAATCACCTCATTATACACCGAAGAgttcacacaggagaaaggccttatgagtgcagtgaatgtgggaaatcctttAGCCACAAATCTTACCTGTCTCAACACcagagagttcacactggagaaaggccttatgaatgtagtgaatgtgggaaatcttttacCTCTGGTTCCGCCCTCTGTTATCATCAGAGAGTTCACACAGGAGAAAAaccttatgagtgcagtgaatgtgggaaatcctttACCAATGGACCGATACTCATTCGACACCGTAGAgttcacacaggagaaaggccttatgagtgcagtgaatgtgggaaatcctttACCCAAAGAAATCATCTCAACATACACCAGAGAGTTCACACAGGAGAAAGaccttatgagtgcagtgaatgtggaaaaTCTTTTACCTCTGGTTCGGCCCTTTGTTATCATCAGAAAATTCACattggagaaaggccttatgagtgcagcGAATGTGAGAAATCTTTTACCTCTAGCTCTGCCCTCCGTTGTCATCAGAGAgttcacacaggagaaaggccTTTTGACTGCAGTGAATGTGGTAAATCTTTTAGGGACAGTTCCCAATTGAATCAACACcagagagttcacactggagaaaagccTTATGAATGTAGTGATTGTGGGAGATCCTTTAGCCAGAATTCATACCTCTCTAAACACCGgagagttcacactggagaaaggccttatgagtgcagtgaatgtgagAAATCTTTTACTTCTGTCTCTGCCCTTGGCTATCATcagagagttcacactggagaaaggccttataaGTGCAGTGACTGTGGGAAATCTTTTACCAATAGCTCCATACTGATTCGCCATCGGAGAgttcacacaggagaaaggccTCATGCATGTAGTGACTGTGGGAAGTCCTTTACCCAAAGAATTCACCTCATTATTCACCGGAGAgttcacacaggagaaaggccttatgagtgcagtgaatgtgggaaatcttttacCTCTCGTTCCACCCTTCATTATCATCAGAGAGTTCACACAGGAGAAAAGCCTTATgactgcagtgaatgtgggaaatcttttagCCGAAAATCTAACCTCTCTCAGCACCAGcgagttcacactggagaaaggccttaa
- the LOC131744773 gene encoding zinc finger protein 814-like isoform X3, translating to MVNSFKRCFWSGEEYVEASFEQSVSVVMSQVRTSKEPSSSQKTHPCEMCGPVLRDIFRLTEQQGTQHNQKLFKCRACAKGFYFSADTQQHQEQHMQEKPFIIGVDRASFVQSSNFHVSWELFTCKKVAEDFLATSGHLNQQTIHTGEKLNTATHCMETLQSRKSHCSRGECKKAFSPKHTLVQAQSVYTERQCFMCSECGKTFKYKSSFVVHQRVHTGDRLYDCGDCGKSFKGSSALIQHRRIHTGARQYKCSKCEKSFSQEFVLIYPQRSHTGENCHICHQCAQSFSHSSIVFQQQTVHTGEMSYECTECRKSFRRKSDLIEHWRVHTGERPYECNECGKSFTSSSALRYHQRVHTGEKPYKCGECGKSFTSSSGLRYHQRIHTGERPYECTDCGKSFTQINHLIIHRRVHTGERPYECSECGKSFSHKSYLSQHQRVHTGERPYECSECGKSFTSGSALCYHQRVHTGEKPYECSECGKSFTNGPILIRHRRVHTGERPYECSECGKSFTQRNHLNIHQRVHTGERPYECSECGKSFTSGSALCYHQKIHIGERPYECSECEKSFTSSSALRCHQRVHTGERPFDCSECGKSFRDSSQLNQHQRVHTGEKPYECSDCGRSFSQNSYLSKHRRVHTGERPYECSECEKSFTSVSALGYHQRVHTGERPYKCSDCGKSFTNSSILIRHRRVHTGERPHACSDCGKSFTQRIHLIIHRRVHTGERPYECSECGKSFTSRSTLHYHQRVHTGEKPYDCSECGKSFSRKSNLSQHQRVHTGERP from the coding sequence GTTTCTGGAGTGGAGAAGAGTATGTTGAGGCATCCTTTGAACAGAGTGTTTCTGTGGTAATGTCACAGGTCAGGACTTCCAAGGAACCTTCATCTTCCCAGAAGACTCACCCCTGTGAGATGTGTGGTCCAGTCTTGAGAGACATTTTCCGTTTGACTGAGCAGCAGGGAACACAACACAACCAGAAACTATTCAAGTGTAGGGCATGTGCAAAAGGATTTTATTTCAGTGCAGACACTCAGCAGCACCAGGAGCAACACATGCAAGAAAAACCGTTCATAATCGGTGTGGACAGGGCCTCATTTGTGCAAAGCAGCAATTTCCATGTGTCATGGGAGCTTTTTACCTGCAAGAAAGTTGCAGAGGACTTCCTAGCCACCTCAGGACATCTGAATCAACAGACCATTCACACTGGGGAAAAGCTAAACACAGCCACCCACTGCATGGAAACTTTACAAAGCAGAAAAAGTCATTGCTCCAGGGGAGAATGCAAGAAAGCCTTCAGCCCCAAACACACACTTGTTCAGGCCCAGAGTGTCTACACTGAAAGACAGTGTTTTatgtgcagtgaatgtgggaaaacaTTCAAGTATAAATCCTCATTTGTTGTGCACCAGAGAGTTCACACTGGTGACAGGCTTTATGACTGTGGCgattgtggaaaatcttttaagGGAAGCTCAGCCCTCATTCAACATCGAAGAATTCATACTGGGGCAAGGCAGTACAAGTGCAGCAAATGTGAGAAATCCTTTAGCCAAGAATTTGTCCTCATTTATCCTCAGAGGAGTCACACTGGAGAAAATTGCCACATTTGCCATCAGTGTGCACAATCTTTTAGCCATAGCTCCATCGTTTTTCAACAACAGACAGTTCACACTGGAGAAATGAGTTATGAGTGCACTGAATGTAGGAAGTCCTTTAGACGAAAATCTGACCTCATTGAACACTGGAGGGTTCACACAGGAGAAAGACCTTATGAGTGCAACGAATGTGGGAAATCCTTTACTTCTAGCTCCGCCCTCCGTTATCATcagagagttcacactggagagaagccttaTAAATGTGGGGAATGTGGGAAGTCTTTTACCTCTAGCTCTGGCCTACGTtatcatcagagaattcacacaggagaaaggccATATGAGTGTACTGATTGTGGAAAGTCTTTTACCCAAATAAATCACCTCATTATACACCGAAGAgttcacacaggagaaaggccttatgagtgcagtgaatgtgggaaatcctttAGCCACAAATCTTACCTGTCTCAACACcagagagttcacactggagaaaggccttatgaatgtagtgaatgtgggaaatcttttacCTCTGGTTCCGCCCTCTGTTATCATCAGAGAGTTCACACAGGAGAAAAaccttatgagtgcagtgaatgtgggaaatcctttACCAATGGACCGATACTCATTCGACACCGTAGAgttcacacaggagaaaggccttatgagtgcagtgaatgtgggaaatcctttACCCAAAGAAATCATCTCAACATACACCAGAGAGTTCACACAGGAGAAAGaccttatgagtgcagtgaatgtggaaaaTCTTTTACCTCTGGTTCGGCCCTTTGTTATCATCAGAAAATTCACattggagaaaggccttatgagtgcagcGAATGTGAGAAATCTTTTACCTCTAGCTCTGCCCTCCGTTGTCATCAGAGAgttcacacaggagaaaggccTTTTGACTGCAGTGAATGTGGTAAATCTTTTAGGGACAGTTCCCAATTGAATCAACACcagagagttcacactggagaaaagccTTATGAATGTAGTGATTGTGGGAGATCCTTTAGCCAGAATTCATACCTCTCTAAACACCGgagagttcacactggagaaaggccttatgagtgcagtgaatgtgagAAATCTTTTACTTCTGTCTCTGCCCTTGGCTATCATcagagagttcacactggagaaaggccttataaGTGCAGTGACTGTGGGAAATCTTTTACCAATAGCTCCATACTGATTCGCCATCGGAGAgttcacacaggagaaaggccTCATGCATGTAGTGACTGTGGGAAGTCCTTTACCCAAAGAATTCACCTCATTATTCACCGGAGAgttcacacaggagaaaggccttatgagtgcagtgaatgtgggaaatcttttacCTCTCGTTCCACCCTTCATTATCATCAGAGAGTTCACACAGGAGAAAAGCCTTATgactgcagtgaatgtgggaaatcttttagCCGAAAATCTAACCTCTCTCAGCACCAGcgagttcacactggagaaaggccttaa
- the LOC131744773 gene encoding zinc finger protein 256-like isoform X1, producing MAAAALRDPPEGGVSFEDIALYFSWEEWKLLDEAQKLLYHDVMLENFALISSLGFWSGEEYVEASFEQSVSVVMSQVRTSKEPSSSQKTHPCEMCGPVLRDIFRLTEQQGTQHNQKLFKCRACAKGFYFSADTQQHQEQHMQEKPFIIGVDRASFVQSSNFHVSWELFTCKKVAEDFLATSGHLNQQTIHTGEKLNTATHCMETLQSRKSHCSRGECKKAFSPKHTLVQAQSVYTERQCFMCSECGKTFKYKSSFVVHQRVHTGDRLYDCGDCGKSFKGSSALIQHRRIHTGARQYKCSKCEKSFSQEFVLIYPQRSHTGENCHICHQCAQSFSHSSIVFQQQTVHTGEMSYECTECRKSFRRKSDLIEHWRVHTGERPYECNECGKSFTSSSALRYHQRVHTGEKPYKCGECGKSFTSSSGLRYHQRIHTGERPYECTDCGKSFTQINHLIIHRRVHTGERPYECSECGKSFSHKSYLSQHQRVHTGERPYECSECGKSFTSGSALCYHQRVHTGEKPYECSECGKSFTNGPILIRHRRVHTGERPYECSECGKSFTQRNHLNIHQRVHTGERPYECSECGKSFTSGSALCYHQKIHIGERPYECSECEKSFTSSSALRCHQRVHTGERPFDCSECGKSFRDSSQLNQHQRVHTGEKPYECSDCGRSFSQNSYLSKHRRVHTGERPYECSECEKSFTSVSALGYHQRVHTGERPYKCSDCGKSFTNSSILIRHRRVHTGERPHACSDCGKSFTQRIHLIIHRRVHTGERPYECSECGKSFTSRSTLHYHQRVHTGEKPYDCSECGKSFSRKSNLSQHQRVHTGERP from the coding sequence GTTTCTGGAGTGGAGAAGAGTATGTTGAGGCATCCTTTGAACAGAGTGTTTCTGTGGTAATGTCACAGGTCAGGACTTCCAAGGAACCTTCATCTTCCCAGAAGACTCACCCCTGTGAGATGTGTGGTCCAGTCTTGAGAGACATTTTCCGTTTGACTGAGCAGCAGGGAACACAACACAACCAGAAACTATTCAAGTGTAGGGCATGTGCAAAAGGATTTTATTTCAGTGCAGACACTCAGCAGCACCAGGAGCAACACATGCAAGAAAAACCGTTCATAATCGGTGTGGACAGGGCCTCATTTGTGCAAAGCAGCAATTTCCATGTGTCATGGGAGCTTTTTACCTGCAAGAAAGTTGCAGAGGACTTCCTAGCCACCTCAGGACATCTGAATCAACAGACCATTCACACTGGGGAAAAGCTAAACACAGCCACCCACTGCATGGAAACTTTACAAAGCAGAAAAAGTCATTGCTCCAGGGGAGAATGCAAGAAAGCCTTCAGCCCCAAACACACACTTGTTCAGGCCCAGAGTGTCTACACTGAAAGACAGTGTTTTatgtgcagtgaatgtgggaaaacaTTCAAGTATAAATCCTCATTTGTTGTGCACCAGAGAGTTCACACTGGTGACAGGCTTTATGACTGTGGCgattgtggaaaatcttttaagGGAAGCTCAGCCCTCATTCAACATCGAAGAATTCATACTGGGGCAAGGCAGTACAAGTGCAGCAAATGTGAGAAATCCTTTAGCCAAGAATTTGTCCTCATTTATCCTCAGAGGAGTCACACTGGAGAAAATTGCCACATTTGCCATCAGTGTGCACAATCTTTTAGCCATAGCTCCATCGTTTTTCAACAACAGACAGTTCACACTGGAGAAATGAGTTATGAGTGCACTGAATGTAGGAAGTCCTTTAGACGAAAATCTGACCTCATTGAACACTGGAGGGTTCACACAGGAGAAAGACCTTATGAGTGCAACGAATGTGGGAAATCCTTTACTTCTAGCTCCGCCCTCCGTTATCATcagagagttcacactggagagaagccttaTAAATGTGGGGAATGTGGGAAGTCTTTTACCTCTAGCTCTGGCCTACGTtatcatcagagaattcacacaggagaaaggccATATGAGTGTACTGATTGTGGAAAGTCTTTTACCCAAATAAATCACCTCATTATACACCGAAGAgttcacacaggagaaaggccttatgagtgcagtgaatgtgggaaatcctttAGCCACAAATCTTACCTGTCTCAACACcagagagttcacactggagaaaggccttatgaatgtagtgaatgtgggaaatcttttacCTCTGGTTCCGCCCTCTGTTATCATCAGAGAGTTCACACAGGAGAAAAaccttatgagtgcagtgaatgtgggaaatcctttACCAATGGACCGATACTCATTCGACACCGTAGAgttcacacaggagaaaggccttatgagtgcagtgaatgtgggaaatcctttACCCAAAGAAATCATCTCAACATACACCAGAGAGTTCACACAGGAGAAAGaccttatgagtgcagtgaatgtggaaaaTCTTTTACCTCTGGTTCGGCCCTTTGTTATCATCAGAAAATTCACattggagaaaggccttatgagtgcagcGAATGTGAGAAATCTTTTACCTCTAGCTCTGCCCTCCGTTGTCATCAGAGAgttcacacaggagaaaggccTTTTGACTGCAGTGAATGTGGTAAATCTTTTAGGGACAGTTCCCAATTGAATCAACACcagagagttcacactggagaaaagccTTATGAATGTAGTGATTGTGGGAGATCCTTTAGCCAGAATTCATACCTCTCTAAACACCGgagagttcacactggagaaaggccttatgagtgcagtgaatgtgagAAATCTTTTACTTCTGTCTCTGCCCTTGGCTATCATcagagagttcacactggagaaaggccttataaGTGCAGTGACTGTGGGAAATCTTTTACCAATAGCTCCATACTGATTCGCCATCGGAGAgttcacacaggagaaaggccTCATGCATGTAGTGACTGTGGGAAGTCCTTTACCCAAAGAATTCACCTCATTATTCACCGGAGAgttcacacaggagaaaggccttatgagtgcagtgaatgtgggaaatcttttacCTCTCGTTCCACCCTTCATTATCATCAGAGAGTTCACACAGGAGAAAAGCCTTATgactgcagtgaatgtgggaaatcttttagCCGAAAATCTAACCTCTCTCAGCACCAGcgagttcacactggagaaaggccttaa